The DNA segment aagcccttatctaatatatcttttaactgctctttcaactctttcaactctactggtgccattctgtatggtggaatagagatatgacgagtatctggaagaatatctataccgaagtctatctctctcttaggagggactctaggaagatcatctggaaagacttatggaaactcttttactactggaactgcctgaataggaggtacctcaacacttgagtcattaactcatactaagtgatagacacaccccttagaaactaactttcttgccttaaggtacgaaatgaaaagacccttaggcactgctgaactacttttccactctaagactagcTCATttagaaactgaaacttgactacttaAGTCCTACAATCAATTGAGGCATAATAGGCACGAAGCCAgcccataccaagaatgacatcaaaatttaccatgtctaactcaattaaatcagccatggtactcttgtgattgacaaaAAGGGGATAATCACGATAAACTCGCTCTGCTAGAATGGACtcaccaataggtgtagaaacactgaatggttcactaagttgctcaggaataacatcaaagttcatagcaacataaAGGGTTACAatagataaacttgctcctgggtctagcaaagcataagcatcaaaagtaaagacttggatcataccagtgaccacatcTGGAAAATTCTCTTGCTTTTGGCGACAATTGATAGCATACAAGCAGTTTGTTTCCCCGCCAGTACCTAAAGTAGCTCCTCGAGGTGCAACTTTGTCTAGTGGAGAAACTGAAGAAAGCGGGGCCCTATTACCTCTATTACCATTACCTTGCATGTTCTTGGGACACTccctcataaaatgaccattctgaccacacttaaaacaaccaGTAGAGCCCTCAtgacaaatacctgagtggtttttgccacacttagcacatgcagaaGGCTTACTACCCTTTTGTGCCATACTGCCTTGAGAATAGGAAGGTTTAGCCCTGAAACTCTaggaattctgactattgtactcacttttgttcttagatgcaggtgcactagtagatgatagggcaggtcccttctgtttctgttggaaggaaGACCAGTTCGCACTACTATTTTGCTGCCTGAACTCGTTCCCtaatgtcttagccctcttattcttaaactcttctctatccttcagtttatcctcctcaacttgttgcacatggatcattagcCTTTCTATGTCCATATCCCCTATCAACATTGTTGCCTTGCCTTCCTTGCTTGActgacgagacaacccagcaacaaataaactaatcctgctcctcatgtcagcaaccatctccggggcatagcgggaaagttgtgCGAACTTCAGaatgtactcatgaacactcatagactTCGAATTAAGGATGAGAAACTCTCTTATCTTTGCCTCTCGCaactcacggggaaagaaataTCCCATGAGAGCACTCTCAAACACGACCCAACTCATTATTGGCGTATCATCAGccctattctttttccattggtcGAACCAGACTCTAGCGATACCCTTCAgttggtatgcagctagttccaccctctcagcATCAACAATAGGCAATATctcgaaatttttttgaagtacTTCAACAAAGTTCTCTAGATCTTCTGTGACACTTGAACTTGTGAAGCTTGGTGGATTCATCCCTAAAAACTCAAGGATTCTtgaagtatcagccacttcctgTCGATTTCTTCTTTGTCCAACTTGAGTCGCAACTTGGCTTAACATCCCGATAGTCTCACGGAATTCAGCATGGTTAACTTCCCCTTGAGGTTGtacttcaggtgcattaggtaACTCATCCTCCTCAATATTTCTCCTAGTTGGATGACCTTTGACTGCTCTTCGCggaggcatgactatctgaaacaTGCGCAGTCACGAATTAAAGAGAAACCTTtcagagatcaaactctaacgcacgaaatgagtgtgaaagaagtgagaaattttcctaaatgttgcagcctcctaattatagatgtggcgcgcttcacaccgataactaggactctactgacacagcttcatagact comes from the Solanum stenotomum isolate F172 unplaced genomic scaffold, ASM1918654v1 scaffold29626, whole genome shotgun sequence genome and includes:
- the LOC125851761 gene encoding uncharacterized protein LOC125851761; translation: MPPRRAVKGHPTRRNIEEDELPNAPEVQPQGEVNHAEFRETIGMLSQVATQVGQRRNRQEVADTSRILEFLGMNPPSFTSSSVTEDLENFVEVLQKNFEILPIVDAERVELAAYQLKGIARVWFDQWKKNRADDTPIMSWVVFESALMGYFFPRICHEGSTGCFKCGQNGHFMRECPKNMQGNGNRGNRAPLSSVSPLDKVAPRGATLGTGGETNCLYAINCRQKQENFPDVVTARAYTLDMASTRESFMVPNRSIGLADYLVED